The region ACATCTTCCTCTTCAACGACTACAATGGAGAGTTGGAGAAATATCTGAAAACCACCGAGCGTCTCCCTGGCTTGCtaaatcatgaaaattattacCAATTGTAATAATGTAAGTAACTAACTTAACTTTCCAAGTTATAACTTATTCGTGAAAACTGGCTGTCCTACGTCCGGCTGTCCTACGAAAATGCTAATAATGTCGCAATGCGCGGGATGATTTATTCAACGCGATTTATTCAGCAGACGCATATATTCTAGGCACTCTGCGGAGTGTGAGATTTACGCCGCGAAGGTCACGACGTGCCCTCGGCCAGACAGTCGATAACCCGGTTCCCCACCATCTTCCAGACGGCGCAGCTATCCTGTAGGAAAGCTCCCAGACGAATTCCTCGCCGATGCCCCGACTCGCCAGGCCCGTGAAAGGAAACAGGGAGACGCACCCCGGAGACGGGAGGGAAAAGCCCGGGAATGAAGAAGGAATACGTCGTAAAAATCAAAGGTGGATGTTCACGAAACAATGGTGAGAGGGCAGACGCATAAATTTGTCTGGTTCGAAGGCGTTTATGTGACATAATAGGATATCTACACAAGCTTTCAGCCgcaaagtttaaattaaaaaaaatgcccCTTGTTATAATGTTGCAGCACTGATttgaacaatataaatttaaagttttaaaccAATCACAGGAGACTTTGAGGATTTAGCAAAAATGATAGAAGATTCtttcgtataaattttatataaattcctaataaaattttaattctagaGTTCCACAAATTAAATTCCAGAATATTTaatggtaattaaaaaattacaaattataactATAACAAAGTTAATCTTAAATTCATCAATAAATCTGTAAATTAATCACAGTTACTTGCTTGTACGAACAcgcttaatattattttttgcaacatAATATAATGAGTCTTtcattcttaattatatatctctaaTTCCATCCTTCGTGTTTgaacgatattaattttacgaactACGAATGTACGAACTACGAGTGTGTGTTGAATTTCTCATTCTGTATAACTTCtacgaaattatattattaaatttaacagcAATTACAGTGTGCGCCTTGTGTGCGCGATGCAGGATCATATTACCGTCGaactgtaaaatttatatttgcaaaaaatataagttaataataaaagcaaaaatatattcagattaaaattatcttcgaAGTTTTTCagattaataatcaatataaatattgtaatttatttctcctatagaaaataattactttttatataaataatatactttactataataataagataaattttcaaaaattgttgCTAACAAAGAATTGTTGATTATTTGTAACATTGTTTcaagattaatataatatcggaAGATTCTGAAggaatagagagagaaaggacaAATCGACAGCGAGGTTGTTGGCCGGAGCTCCAGGGCGCTGTTCGATTTTGGGGATTGAGCTTGGTCCGGGGTTGTCTAGCCATGCGGGGGTTGTCCGGGTGGCTCAGGTTCAAGGACACAACGGTCGATAAACCCCCGACAAGACtggaaaaggaagagagggTGGAGACGTGGCTCGAGAGCGGAAGTGGAAGGAGCTGGATTGCCTGCAGACtgcgaaaatttattgcgaacgAAATTGATCTCTCTTCATAACAATACCCTTcgaatattgaataattttgcatCAGCTAAATTTTTCGTGGAAAGCAAgcaaatgtttaaacaatacggaaatgaaaatgttaaaaattcaatagaTTCGTGCAACAGATACattgtattttactttttactccagcaaattttaatgacagatttggatttaacttttattaagatatatagtaggcaatttattattattattattattattgttgttattatcttggaaaaaatgcaaaaaattgctttaaaattatctgtaaaaaatatctgaaaatgaAATAGGACACGAGCGGCATAAAATTACGAGAGATAAATATCAAACTCTGCAATGCGGTAAGTACACTACTCATTCATCCTTAACATAATGAATTTCTCCGTTTGCGCCAACAGAATAAGACCAGTGaacaaattgatattaatattaatgagtACTTTCTCTCTCCCAGCATTTATGAGAGAAAAGCATTTCATGAAAGacattatattgtaattttcaaaTCATGCagtcgaataaataaaaaataactacgaaagaagttatatatatagacattataaaataacaatattaaaaatgcggcaaatcaatatgtaattattaattaatgatttaaaaataattttataaaaactgttttgtatttaacatatttctGTCAAAACTGTAACACTGAAAAATTAGCCtttgtactaaaaaaaataaaacatgctCATGAGAAAGAATAAATACTACTAAagattcataaaaattgaatattaaaaaataggagATAATGAGACAAATCTATAAACGTGATATATAGtctcatattttattcacGATTCTAGAAATGTATATCTTTTTGCGATATAAATTCACTGAATGCATATACGCGCGAAAACATATATCAattcgttaaaattaatttattgaacaCAAGagtgtttaatttaaaacaattaagtTTTTTCAGCAACCGtcatagattatataaataataaatatatactcgataaattaaaactatcTATAAAGTTCATTATGTCAATCTATTACACGATTGCAAAAGTAAAGTATATCTAACATACAATCAAAGAGAACTCATAAACATTAGTAGACACAATGCATTATTAAAACGATAAATGATAATCATGCAGTAAATTGACTTACCAGCAGGGCAAAATCGACCTTCCGGACCAGCAAATTCAGCTAAGTTTCTCTTTACTGGAACAGTGTCGTCCATCAAAGTTAAATGGGCTGGTTGATCAGCTTCGTGATTGGTACCAGTTAGAGCTACTGATGACAGAAGATCGAATGATACCTCGTTATCCGGTTTAGGATATTCTATCGGCGTCGATTTAGCTGCGGATTTTAACTTCTTATGATCAGGACCTATGAACACACGGTacgaaaatgtttaaaataccatttgaaaaatcacaatttattttaactaatGACTACATAACTTAACGGCTCGAATTTGATtcaattgtttaataattctaattttataaaaaggaCCATGTTTCTTGCCATTGTCAGCCTCTTATATGACTGTGTTTCATATAATGTATCTCAATGTTATCAGTTTTTAAGTTTCATTTTATTCTAagcaatgtattatttattatttagttgTATTCGTGGAAAATAGTATGGTAAATTAATTGCATCACACGATCAATCATTAATCTTATACTCgtaaattctattttagtaCCGAAGaagactaattgtaagtgaagTCGAAACATTTACCTTATATTCATTACatctatgtataaaatttatttctaatgtaatatcttgaatttagCCCGTATTGTTGATCCATTATTCCCTCATATTGCTTTGCATAAAACGAGcctaatatttcaataatagcatatttgaaattaacatTTGTAGTATTTTTCCAGAAACCTCTTAAAAGGTTCCTGTATAATCTTTTCTTACCTCCGTGGGATAAAGTCCACGGCTCCTTTCCGCCTAGTAACATGGAGAAACCAGAGTACATTAAACCGCCGTAAAGTCCAAGAGAAGAGTGGAAGCTGGGCCTCATATTTCTTACGGCCTTCAATTCTTTATAGATCCAACTACTCTTTATTTTGTCAGTGTATGTTTTCGGCTCTAAGCCTTTCGTTGGTGAGGTGTTACTTTCCGCGTCTATGATCGCTTCAATAACGCTTTCTGCAGCTAACATGCCACTTTTCATAGCATTATGAGTTCCTTTAATTTTGGGCACATTTAGAAAACCTGCCGTACATCCAATAAGGCAACCACCAGGGAATTGGAGTTTGGGAATAGATTGGAATCCACCTTCCACTAACGCTCTAGCGCCATAAGCTATTCTAGAATTAAGAAGAGTAGAGAAATACGTAGAGAATACGAAACAATAcgtgcaattaaaatttcgtATTAAAGATTCCAACCTTTTCCCTCCTTCAAACGTTGGTCTAATACTAGGATGCTCCTTAAACCTCTGAAACTCCTTAAATGGAGATAGGTAAGGATTGGTGTAATCCAATCCTACGACAAAGCCTACTGCAACCAGAGGTGTTTCTTCATTCAAATGATATAGAAACGATCCGCCATATGTATTCCTATTAAGTGGCCAGCCAACCGTATGCTCCACTGCTCCGGGTCGATGTTTGCTTGGCTCTATCTCCCAAacctttcaaaaaaatatcatactttagaatataaaacattttatatttatataatttttaagtttgttTAGGTGTAACTCAATGATAATTACTTCTTTCAATCCGAGGCCGTATGTCTGCGGCTCGCAATCTTTCCGAAGATTCAATTTCTTTGTTAATTGTTTCGTCAGATGACCGTGACAGCCTTCTGCAAATATGGTACATTTTGCATGAAGTTCCATACCCCGTTCGAACGTCTCTTTGGGCGAGCCGTCTTTAGCAATACCAACATCATTTGTGGCCACTCCTTTAACGGATCCGTCCTCATGATATAAAATCTCTGCCGCTGCATAACCAGGATATATCTCGACACCAGTAGCTTCTGCTTGCTCGCCAAGCCATGTCACTACATGGCCTAAtctacatacaaaaatataaatttttacaatggGGACAAACGTATACAATTTACAGTATAACCATTCATGGATCTATATATGACTCgcgttaaatttaaatttacctTACTATATAATTCCCATGATTATACATTGGCATCCCCTTGAAGATAGGTATAGATATCCTCCTCTTTTCCGTgagaaatgcaaatttatcTTCCGTGACAGGAGTATTTAACGGCGCCCCTAGTTCCTGCCAATTTGGAAAGAGCTCGTTCAGGGCAATCGGGTCCAAGCAAGCGCCACTGAGGATATGGCCACCGATCGCAGATGCCTTTTCAACAAGAGTAACCCTGAGTTCCTTGCCATGTTTCTCAGCCAGTCTACGGGCCTGAATAGCTGCCGATAATCCCGCAGGACCACCACCGACAATTAGAATGTCGGTTTCGTCCACGTATCTCTCCATGTTCACACCTGgcagataaagaaaaaaacattctcAATGCATTATCCGTATTGTTTTGATGAATGAGAAAaatcgaaagagagagagacatacCTTTCCATCTTGAGTCCGTCTCCCTGGGTTTCACCGTATAATGAGTGGTGATCTCAGGAAATTTCGCGTCCGAGTAAGTCCTCTGGAAAATCCTTTGCAGCCTCTGTACTACTAAAATGCAACCAAAATTAAACTAGAACATGCAGGTTCCTGTACTCTAAATTAGAACATTTTATTGTGTATAATGTACATACAGTAAACGCATTATATTTGCATGTAAAAGTACACACGGATGAAAGATaaagaaagttatatattaaaaaattttgaatttatatatctcaaattttccaaattttatttcgaattatTGGCGCATATGCGCAGTCACGTGTAACTCTTATATCGACATATCGATCACGAAATTCTAACTTTGCAAAATTtcgcgtttttgcacaaaatcgtcttttttttttgttacaacaaaacaaatcaatacttttttctcctgtttttcttttgtttggaataaaaatacgtttctaCTGTGgcagaaacaaaaatttatttcctcgAATAAGTTCTTTTGCGAGCTTTCAgcgcttaaaaatataaaaattacaagttcTTGCACTTTAAGGAAAGAAGAACCGAGATGGAATGTGCAGAGTTAGTGCAGAAGGTGGACCTTAAGCAGTtaagagatatttatatatcgcgGGATCAAAGGGCACTTATGTTTGTCTGTCACGTAACGCAACCGCTCCGAGATTAAACGCTCGatattgatgaaataaaagacaaaggcatcaaaaatacaaattaaataacaccACTGCATTTATTCCAGGCAATAAACTTATTAACGGAATAGCGCAGACGCGATTCAACAATCGCGGAAAATGAgcgacaaaaaaatatttacgtacgatca is a window of Temnothorax longispinosus isolate EJ_2023e chromosome 1, Tlon_JGU_v1, whole genome shotgun sequence DNA encoding:
- the Etf-qo gene encoding electron transfer flavoprotein-ubiquinone oxidoreductase, mitochondrial isoform X1, whose product is MAFAIFNASGTSKCVDVIRIFQPLVQRLQRIFQRTYSDAKFPEITTHYTVKPRETDSRWKGVNMERYVDETDILIVGGGPAGLSAAIQARRLAEKHGKELRVTLVEKASAIGGHILSGACLDPIALNELFPNWQELGAPLNTPVTEDKFAFLTEKRRISIPIFKGMPMYNHGNYIVRLGHVVTWLGEQAEATGVEIYPGYAAAEILYHEDGSVKGVATNDVGIAKDGSPKETFERGMELHAKCTIFAEGCHGHLTKQLTKKLNLRKDCEPQTYGLGLKEVWEIEPSKHRPGAVEHTVGWPLNRNTYGGSFLYHLNEETPLVAVGFVVGLDYTNPYLSPFKEFQRFKEHPSIRPTFEGGKRIAYGARALVEGGFQSIPKLQFPGGCLIGCTAGFLNVPKIKGTHNAMKSGMLAAESVIEAIIDAESNTSPTKGLEPKTYTDKIKSSWIYKELKAVRNMRPSFHSSLGLYGGLMYSGFSMLLGGKEPWTLSHGGPDHKKLKSAAKSTPIEYPKPDNEVSFDLLSSVALTGTNHEADQPAHLTLMDDTVPVKRNLAEFAGPEGRFCPAGVYEFVPLESGDGERLQINAQNCIHCKTCDIKDPSQNINWVVPEGGGGPAYNGM
- the Etf-qo gene encoding electron transfer flavoprotein-ubiquinone oxidoreductase, mitochondrial isoform X4, giving the protein MAFAIFNASGTIQRLQRIFQRTYSDAKFPEITTHYTVKPRETDSRWKGVNMERYVDETDILIVGGGPAGLSAAIQARRLAEKHGKELRVTLVEKASAIGGHILSGACLDPIALNELFPNWQELGAPLNTPVTEDKFAFLTEKRRISIPIFKGMPMYNHGNYIVRLGHVVTWLGEQAEATGVEIYPGYAAAEILYHEDGSVKGVATNDVGIAKDGSPKETFERGMELHAKCTIFAEGCHGHLTKQLTKKLNLRKDCEPQTYGLGLKEVWEIEPSKHRPGAVEHTVGWPLNRNTYGGSFLYHLNEETPLVAVGFVVGLDYTNPYLSPFKEFQRFKEHPSIRPTFEGGKRIAYGARALVEGGFQSIPKLQFPGGCLIGCTAGFLNVPKIKGTHNAMKSGMLAAESVIEAIIDAESNTSPTKGLEPKTYTDKIKSSWIYKELKAVRNMRPSFHSSLGLYGGLMYSGFSMLLGGKEPWTLSHGGPDHKKLKSAAKSTPIEYPKPDNEVSFDLLSSVALTGTNHEADQPAHLTLMDDTVPVKRNLAEFAGPEGRFCPAGVYEFVPLESGDGERLQINAQNCIHCKTCDIKDPSQNINWVVPEGGGGPAYNGM
- the Etf-qo gene encoding electron transfer flavoprotein-ubiquinone oxidoreductase, mitochondrial isoform X2; protein product: MAFAIFNASGTSKCVDVIRIFQPLQRLQRIFQRTYSDAKFPEITTHYTVKPRETDSRWKGVNMERYVDETDILIVGGGPAGLSAAIQARRLAEKHGKELRVTLVEKASAIGGHILSGACLDPIALNELFPNWQELGAPLNTPVTEDKFAFLTEKRRISIPIFKGMPMYNHGNYIVRLGHVVTWLGEQAEATGVEIYPGYAAAEILYHEDGSVKGVATNDVGIAKDGSPKETFERGMELHAKCTIFAEGCHGHLTKQLTKKLNLRKDCEPQTYGLGLKEVWEIEPSKHRPGAVEHTVGWPLNRNTYGGSFLYHLNEETPLVAVGFVVGLDYTNPYLSPFKEFQRFKEHPSIRPTFEGGKRIAYGARALVEGGFQSIPKLQFPGGCLIGCTAGFLNVPKIKGTHNAMKSGMLAAESVIEAIIDAESNTSPTKGLEPKTYTDKIKSSWIYKELKAVRNMRPSFHSSLGLYGGLMYSGFSMLLGGKEPWTLSHGGPDHKKLKSAAKSTPIEYPKPDNEVSFDLLSSVALTGTNHEADQPAHLTLMDDTVPVKRNLAEFAGPEGRFCPAGVYEFVPLESGDGERLQINAQNCIHCKTCDIKDPSQNINWVVPEGGGGPAYNGM
- the Etf-qo gene encoding electron transfer flavoprotein-ubiquinone oxidoreductase, mitochondrial isoform X3, with the protein product MAFAIFNASGTIVQRLQRIFQRTYSDAKFPEITTHYTVKPRETDSRWKGVNMERYVDETDILIVGGGPAGLSAAIQARRLAEKHGKELRVTLVEKASAIGGHILSGACLDPIALNELFPNWQELGAPLNTPVTEDKFAFLTEKRRISIPIFKGMPMYNHGNYIVRLGHVVTWLGEQAEATGVEIYPGYAAAEILYHEDGSVKGVATNDVGIAKDGSPKETFERGMELHAKCTIFAEGCHGHLTKQLTKKLNLRKDCEPQTYGLGLKEVWEIEPSKHRPGAVEHTVGWPLNRNTYGGSFLYHLNEETPLVAVGFVVGLDYTNPYLSPFKEFQRFKEHPSIRPTFEGGKRIAYGARALVEGGFQSIPKLQFPGGCLIGCTAGFLNVPKIKGTHNAMKSGMLAAESVIEAIIDAESNTSPTKGLEPKTYTDKIKSSWIYKELKAVRNMRPSFHSSLGLYGGLMYSGFSMLLGGKEPWTLSHGGPDHKKLKSAAKSTPIEYPKPDNEVSFDLLSSVALTGTNHEADQPAHLTLMDDTVPVKRNLAEFAGPEGRFCPAGVYEFVPLESGDGERLQINAQNCIHCKTCDIKDPSQNINWVVPEGGGGPAYNGM